A region from the Candidatus Hydrogenedentota bacterium genome encodes:
- a CDS encoding HU family DNA-binding protein codes for MTKRELVIEIAERLGYTQNEVADVVQQTLDTIIECLAEGHRLEIRNFGVFEVKKRDARMGRNPRTGQEVPIQHKRVASFKPGKALKERVQTDSVTGETIQRPETPWAPPERWPAPGSNGGEQGSLF; via the coding sequence GTGACCAAACGGGAGTTGGTGATCGAGATCGCGGAACGGCTCGGCTACACCCAGAACGAAGTCGCGGATGTCGTCCAGCAAACATTAGATACGATAATCGAATGCCTCGCCGAGGGGCATCGCCTTGAAATCCGCAATTTCGGCGTATTCGAGGTCAAGAAACGCGATGCGCGTATGGGCCGAAACCCGCGGACGGGACAGGAAGTGCCCATCCAGCACAAGCGCGTGGCTTCATTCAAACCCGGCAAGGCGCTGAAAGAACGCGTGCAGACGGACTCCGTCACGGGCGAGACCATTCAGCGACCCGAAACGCCCTGGGCGCCTCCGGAGAGATGGCCAGCCCCTGGGTCCAACGGAGGGGAGCAAGGCAGCCTGTTCTGA
- a CDS encoding twin-arginine translocase TatA/TatE family subunit has translation MLGMGMGEMILVAGIALIIIGPERFPEFAKICMRTIRDLRSYVEEAKDDLRKELTPIKKEIDKVKNYDPESYIDALTDSRDDSGYYKASHEQKTGESAGGSTSTQTKSGATEPESRSSGEKPEADSAPAKDAADTQAGASKPESPSAPASPGEEDVEIPKPMDG, from the coding sequence ATGCTTGGAATGGGTATGGGCGAGATGATCCTGGTAGCAGGGATCGCTCTAATCATAATCGGACCAGAGAGGTTCCCCGAATTCGCGAAAATCTGCATGCGAACCATCCGCGACCTGCGGTCCTACGTGGAAGAGGCCAAAGACGACCTCCGCAAGGAACTCACCCCCATCAAGAAGGAAATCGATAAGGTCAAGAATTACGACCCCGAAAGCTATATCGACGCCCTGACCGACTCGCGCGACGATTCCGGCTATTACAAAGCCAGCCACGAGCAGAAGACTGGAGAATCGGCCGGCGGCAGTACCTCCACCCAAACCAAGAGCGGGGCGACAGAGCCGGAGTCTCGGAGTTCCGGAGAAAAACCTGAGGCCGATTCGGCGCCAGCCAAAGATGCCGCGGATACGCAGGCGGGCGCATCCAAGCCGGAAAGCCCATCCGCACCCGCTTCACCGGGAGAAGAAGACGTCGAGATCCCCAAGCCCATGGATGGGTAG
- the tatC gene encoding twin-arginine translocase subunit TatC produces MPDHKKEDSYEARMTFTEHLGELRTRIIRAGIATLVAMFLAYAVGAYIEDALMWPIVGYMADDEQHIDRGSGQSAPSEGEEGVKNDAAASGGEKAVDARPPASRRVRQQWTNILAPVLLRLKIAAYAGFLLASPYILYQICAFIFPGLKPNEKRAVRILLTGGSMLAVAGVCIAYFGILPVVIPYLLDVFISPEIELNLRRDETIPTIVKIMTGFAIAFQFPMVVLVLVYLDLLSPQALKKFRKIAIVILAVVAAVLTPPDVFSMMVMLVPLLILYEASILLSYLVVRSKKKRATSGAA; encoded by the coding sequence ATGCCAGACCATAAGAAAGAAGACAGCTACGAGGCGCGGATGACCTTCACCGAGCACCTTGGGGAGCTGCGAACCCGGATTATCCGCGCGGGAATCGCGACGCTCGTGGCAATGTTCCTCGCCTACGCCGTGGGCGCCTACATCGAGGACGCCTTGATGTGGCCCATAGTCGGCTACATGGCAGACGACGAACAGCACATCGACCGGGGGTCAGGGCAATCCGCCCCATCCGAGGGCGAAGAGGGCGTAAAGAACGATGCCGCCGCGTCCGGCGGGGAAAAGGCCGTGGACGCCCGGCCGCCCGCCAGCCGCAGAGTCAGACAACAATGGACCAATATTCTCGCGCCGGTGCTCCTCAGGCTCAAGATAGCGGCCTATGCGGGGTTCCTGCTGGCGTCCCCCTACATCCTCTACCAGATTTGCGCCTTTATTTTTCCCGGGCTGAAACCGAACGAGAAGAGAGCCGTGCGCATTTTGCTCACGGGCGGAAGCATGTTGGCGGTCGCCGGCGTGTGCATCGCGTATTTTGGAATCCTGCCCGTGGTCATCCCCTACCTTCTAGACGTTTTCATCTCCCCGGAAATCGAGCTGAACCTGCGGCGCGACGAGACTATCCCTACCATCGTCAAGATAATGACGGGTTTCGCCATTGCGTTTCAGTTTCCCATGGTGGTTCTGGTGCTGGTTTACCTGGACTTGCTTTCCCCTCAGGCCTTGAAGAAATTCCGCAAGATAGCGATCGTCATACTTGCGGTGGTGGCCGCGGTGCTTACCCCGCCGGACGTGTTCTCGATGATGGTTATGCTGGTGCCGCTGCTGATACTATATGAGGCAAGCATTCTGTTATCGTATCTGGTAGTGCGGAGCAAGAAAAAGCGTGCGACGAGCGGCGCGGCGTAG